A portion of the Natronococcus sp. AD-5 genome contains these proteins:
- a CDS encoding HhH-GPD family protein produces MTDDDGDEFVDTLLEWYTDNGRHDLPWRDPNATPFEILIAEYMLQQTSVEQVLGVYEEFVGKYPTPASIVDAESDEFGEDLEPLGLHKRTAYVERASEQIIGQYDGEVPNRLDELLDLHGVGEYTAASVLAHAYDGDVAAVDTNVARILARVFGLETEDEPDARENWELAERLAPSDRCGDFVHALIDFGASVCTASNPNCEGCPASGLCEYTDTEHD; encoded by the coding sequence ATGACCGATGATGACGGCGACGAATTCGTCGATACCCTACTGGAGTGGTACACTGACAATGGACGCCACGATCTCCCGTGGCGCGATCCGAACGCTACGCCGTTCGAGATCCTCATCGCCGAGTACATGCTCCAGCAGACGTCCGTGGAACAAGTTCTCGGCGTCTACGAAGAGTTCGTAGGAAAGTACCCGACGCCGGCGTCGATCGTCGATGCGGAATCCGACGAGTTCGGTGAAGATCTCGAACCACTCGGCTTGCACAAGCGGACGGCGTACGTTGAGAGAGCATCCGAGCAGATTATCGGGCAGTACGACGGTGAGGTGCCAAACAGGCTGGACGAACTTCTCGACCTGCACGGGGTCGGCGAGTACACCGCGGCGTCAGTGCTCGCCCACGCCTACGACGGTGACGTCGCGGCCGTAGATACGAATGTTGCGAGGATACTGGCTCGCGTGTTCGGCCTCGAAACGGAAGACGAACCCGATGCAAGGGAAAACTGGGAACTCGCGGAGCGCTTGGCTCCATCGGATAGGTGCGGAGATTTCGTCCACGCGCTCATCGACTTCGGTGCGAGCGTCTGTACGGCGTCGAACCCGAACTGCGAGGGGTGTCCGGCCAGCGGACTCTGCGAGTACACCGACACGGAACACGACTAA
- a CDS encoding tyrosine-type recombinase/integrase, producing the protein MSNLRVFLRWCGTIEAVDPNLYTKVMVPKVPPEDQQRDELLESDRAEEILSYLRQFYYASIEHIVLALLWETGMRIGAAKALDVHDVNLDDRFLSLNHRPETGTPLKNGSSGERLVAISPDLTRLLSDHIEYMRNDLTDDAGRKPLLTSQVGRLSRSSMRRYIYDVTAPCYVDEECPDCEKDTDARCPEAVTPHAVRRGSITHFLTEDVPVDVVGDRMDVSRSILDKHYDRRSEEVKLEQRRSHLDNI; encoded by the coding sequence ATGAGCAACCTCCGGGTGTTTCTCCGCTGGTGTGGAACGATCGAAGCGGTCGATCCCAATTTGTACACGAAAGTGATGGTTCCGAAGGTTCCTCCGGAAGATCAGCAGCGCGACGAACTGCTAGAGAGCGACCGCGCGGAAGAGATTCTCTCGTACCTGAGGCAGTTCTACTACGCGTCGATCGAACATATCGTGCTCGCACTGTTGTGGGAGACAGGGATGCGGATCGGTGCTGCCAAGGCTCTCGACGTGCACGACGTCAATCTCGACGACCGATTCTTGAGCCTGAACCACCGACCCGAGACGGGGACACCGTTGAAAAACGGGTCCAGCGGTGAACGTCTCGTAGCTATCTCGCCGGACCTCACCCGCTTGCTAAGTGACCACATCGAATACATGCGTAACGACCTGACGGACGACGCCGGACGCAAGCCACTGCTTACGAGCCAGGTCGGACGCCTCTCCAGAAGCAGTATGCGGCGCTACATCTATGACGTCACGGCCCCGTGTTACGTCGATGAGGAGTGCCCGGATTGCGAGAAGGATACGGACGCAAGGTGCCCCGAAGCAGTGACTCCGCACGCTGTTCGCCGAGGAAGCATTACTCACTTTCTGACGGAAGACGTTCCGGTCGACGTCGTCGGCGATCGAATGGACGTGAGCCGAAGCATCTTGGATAAGCACTACGACCGACGGTCTGAGGAAGTGAAGTTAGAGCAGCGACGCTCGCACCTCGATAACATCTGA
- a CDS encoding BrxE family protein encodes MTSADLVDAFISTKETLYETGIEDDFFLDLIAARLVVERVGEANNRDWWDSRVLSETGRARLSEVTPKTQLQSRIKLASKVGRKAESDRLSADAISLFSFGPRVESRVKAAIEEIESADKCSLGTLENLSVQSLDEGWTDQLIEQTASNSTAAAGSRTEPAAGRSFRLDDSEYTQSEIEAEKRRLLTTLLQGYGYSTDRLRVPYYPLAPELKSENA; translated from the coding sequence ATGACCTCGGCCGATCTCGTTGATGCGTTCATCTCTACAAAAGAGACTCTCTACGAAACGGGTATCGAGGATGACTTCTTTCTGGATCTCATCGCCGCGCGCTTAGTGGTAGAGCGCGTAGGTGAGGCGAATAATCGAGACTGGTGGGATTCTCGGGTCTTGTCCGAGACGGGGCGAGCTCGACTCTCAGAAGTAACGCCGAAAACACAATTGCAATCCCGGATCAAGCTCGCATCGAAAGTCGGTCGGAAAGCGGAATCGGACCGGCTGTCAGCAGATGCGATCTCCTTGTTCTCGTTCGGTCCGCGAGTCGAATCTCGAGTTAAAGCTGCTATTGAGGAGATCGAATCCGCGGACAAGTGCTCTTTGGGAACCCTTGAGAACCTCTCTGTTCAATCGTTGGACGAAGGGTGGACAGACCAGCTTATCGAACAGACTGCCTCAAACAGTACCGCCGCAGCTGGTTCCAGGACCGAACCAGCTGCAGGTCGTTCGTTCCGCCTCGACGATAGCGAGTATACGCAGTCCGAAATCGAAGCCGAAAAACGGCGGCTTCTCACGACGCTCTTGCAGGGATACGGGTACAGCACGGATCGTCTCCGAGTGCCGTACTACCCGCTCGCGCCGGAGCTCAAATCGGAAAACGCGTGA
- the brxC gene encoding BREX system P-loop protein BrxC, producing MSNTITSHQINEIFYRPVNRKIDRVVKVGNDDPNVVEKELEEYILTPQLERRFSDALEAVIDTEHAQTEDVGMWVSGFFGLGKSHFMKILGQILANREFEDTHAAEMFRDRIEGNEMLDGAVSSVTQKFDSEVLMFQIGAKADASGSESITEIIHREFTISRGYASMPWVAQMEQELESRGVYDEFVDAIEANTGKDWTKARKDAMFVRSDMETAVVEVTDEFDDEDDAARAIDDVQNNVLINASTLAEDIVEHVEQREAETGNSCRYFVFIDEISRFIGDDGQLLLELQSIVEEFGRKGEGKVLLGVTSQEQLQQLIPGVLEKEAEESKVVDRFPHRFDLTSENLDKVVRDRVLSKKGEARGVIGELYDQHEGILSARYKLDSSQSLKPITRENFIDCYPFLPYQLDTLPEIFKALGKGSDDQLAGSERTLIDVTQSVLKDEDHLYNDELGALVTLDMIFDEISNDIPSSDVKSIREAKPKDADPETARRVLRSLYLLQQLPWIPNTVDNIATSLQTELGPTQQLEGDVEDALDALVDAGFVGRSEEGYRFLRETERELENEIQSIDPGTGDIRRSSKKRFLNDILDETSRINYEGQTFQVNLSIDGEEITSKGHIDLKTYSPIYQRYEDVDPDELKTRSFSEDGTLYWVADDEKQHDIYEKLKSILQIRTVVKKKRGDELSREEQEALGRKQEDLQRLRNEVDREFKRSFQRGTLIYNGDAEEFDTTSTSLASLVARKTDNAIPKVFTRFKHGSASVRDRHIEQIFGDLHGSSNPSVFSELGVARDGELIAEARIAAEVEDEIQRREEAGESRSGSDLIDHFAEPPYGWSREVVRLAAAVLFRNGSIVPTYEERTYGTYTEDGAQELFTQVTKFKSTSFDERETVDIDTRTDAKQLLDRLFDRKVKSTDQAVDEGIREEANEWVSTTSTLLSQLRRVDFPLADDVEQFQTRLNNPRQQPTSAKRIKQFVEFEDELESLTKTAKDVAEFCGEAGGENRLKEYETIRRFITTEWDSLVDEADDHPVHVDVSDDARDAADRVTNTLDTEGVINQWNNVKTDYRTAAEAFTATYETLYEKRYETYSESIESVKAYAGSDIDEDDLDAALSDLTERQGDGSVDLDISKKNHINPNPSLTRLIEHIQTVDSYENGAKTEIDDLEDDDGGTVRENVDIDNIFGDVIVTGSDDIEGPISDLRAEVEDLLDQDGDVEIRFR from the coding sequence ATGAGTAACACTATCACTTCACACCAAATCAACGAAATCTTCTACCGGCCGGTCAACCGAAAGATCGATCGGGTCGTCAAAGTCGGTAACGACGATCCGAACGTCGTCGAGAAAGAGCTCGAAGAATATATCCTCACTCCACAGCTCGAACGACGCTTCTCGGACGCCTTAGAGGCCGTCATCGACACGGAACACGCACAGACGGAAGATGTCGGGATGTGGGTCTCCGGCTTCTTCGGCTTGGGCAAAAGTCACTTCATGAAGATCCTCGGGCAGATCCTGGCGAACCGCGAGTTCGAGGACACACACGCGGCCGAGATGTTCCGGGATCGGATCGAAGGCAACGAGATGCTCGATGGAGCGGTCTCGTCCGTCACGCAGAAGTTCGATTCTGAGGTATTGATGTTCCAGATCGGCGCGAAAGCCGACGCGTCCGGGAGCGAATCTATCACTGAGATCATCCACCGCGAGTTCACTATCTCCCGTGGCTACGCTTCGATGCCCTGGGTCGCACAGATGGAACAAGAACTCGAATCACGCGGCGTGTACGACGAGTTCGTCGACGCCATCGAAGCGAACACCGGGAAAGACTGGACGAAAGCCCGTAAAGACGCGATGTTCGTCCGGTCGGACATGGAAACGGCAGTAGTCGAAGTCACCGACGAATTCGACGACGAAGATGACGCGGCCCGCGCCATCGACGACGTCCAGAACAACGTCCTGATCAACGCTTCTACGCTCGCTGAAGACATCGTCGAACACGTCGAACAACGAGAAGCCGAAACGGGGAACAGCTGCCGGTACTTCGTCTTCATTGACGAAATCTCACGGTTCATCGGCGACGATGGCCAGCTCCTCCTGGAACTCCAGAGTATCGTCGAGGAATTCGGGCGGAAAGGCGAAGGGAAGGTGCTCCTCGGGGTCACCTCTCAGGAGCAGCTCCAGCAACTCATTCCTGGCGTCCTCGAGAAGGAAGCCGAGGAGTCGAAGGTCGTCGACCGGTTCCCGCACCGGTTCGACCTTACCTCCGAAAACCTCGATAAGGTCGTCCGCGACCGCGTCCTCAGTAAGAAAGGCGAAGCTAGAGGCGTGATCGGTGAGCTGTATGACCAGCATGAAGGCATCCTGTCCGCCAGGTACAAACTCGACTCGAGTCAGAGCCTGAAACCAATCACTCGGGAGAACTTCATCGACTGCTATCCGTTCCTCCCGTACCAGCTCGACACCCTACCGGAGATATTCAAAGCCCTCGGGAAAGGATCAGACGACCAGCTCGCGGGGAGTGAGCGCACACTGATCGACGTCACGCAGAGCGTTCTGAAAGACGAGGACCACCTCTACAACGACGAACTCGGGGCGCTCGTCACGCTGGATATGATCTTCGACGAGATCAGTAACGATATCCCCAGCAGTGACGTCAAGTCGATCCGCGAAGCGAAACCGAAAGACGCCGATCCGGAAACCGCGCGGCGCGTCCTCAGATCACTTTACCTCCTCCAGCAACTCCCGTGGATCCCAAACACGGTCGACAACATCGCGACCTCGCTCCAAACAGAGCTCGGGCCCACACAGCAACTGGAGGGTGATGTCGAAGACGCGCTCGATGCGCTCGTCGATGCCGGTTTCGTCGGCCGGAGCGAAGAGGGATACCGATTCCTCAGAGAGACCGAGCGCGAACTCGAAAACGAGATCCAGTCGATTGACCCCGGCACTGGCGACATCCGTCGGTCATCAAAAAAACGTTTCCTGAACGATATTCTCGACGAGACATCGCGGATTAACTACGAGGGTCAAACTTTCCAGGTGAACCTGAGCATCGATGGCGAAGAGATCACGTCGAAGGGTCACATCGACCTCAAGACTTACTCGCCGATCTACCAGCGATACGAAGACGTTGACCCGGATGAATTGAAAACACGGAGTTTCAGCGAGGATGGAACGCTATACTGGGTCGCTGATGACGAGAAGCAACACGACATCTACGAGAAGCTGAAATCGATCCTTCAAATTCGCACCGTCGTCAAGAAAAAACGTGGCGACGAGCTCAGCCGAGAAGAGCAGGAAGCACTCGGTCGAAAGCAGGAGGACCTCCAGCGCCTCCGTAACGAGGTCGACCGCGAGTTCAAACGAAGCTTCCAACGCGGCACTCTCATCTACAACGGCGACGCCGAAGAGTTCGACACGACGAGCACCTCCCTCGCGTCGCTCGTCGCCCGGAAGACTGACAACGCCATCCCGAAGGTCTTCACCCGCTTCAAACACGGCTCCGCGTCGGTCAGGGACCGACACATCGAGCAGATCTTCGGGGACCTTCACGGCTCGTCGAACCCGTCGGTCTTCTCCGAGCTGGGCGTCGCACGGGACGGCGAACTCATCGCCGAGGCGCGCATCGCTGCAGAAGTCGAAGACGAGATCCAGCGCCGCGAGGAGGCAGGCGAATCCCGCTCCGGAAGCGATCTGATCGATCACTTCGCCGAACCGCCGTACGGGTGGAGTCGAGAGGTCGTCCGACTCGCCGCGGCCGTGCTTTTCCGAAACGGGTCGATCGTCCCGACGTACGAGGAGCGAACTTACGGGACGTACACGGAGGACGGCGCACAGGAATTGTTCACGCAGGTCACGAAGTTCAAGTCTACCTCGTTCGACGAGCGCGAAACCGTTGACATCGACACTCGGACGGACGCGAAGCAACTGCTCGACCGCCTGTTCGACCGCAAGGTCAAGTCGACCGACCAAGCCGTCGACGAGGGCATTCGAGAGGAAGCGAACGAGTGGGTCTCGACCACCAGCACGCTCCTCTCGCAGCTCCGGCGGGTGGATTTCCCGCTCGCGGACGACGTCGAGCAGTTCCAAACCCGGCTGAACAATCCGCGTCAACAACCCACGTCGGCCAAGCGCATCAAGCAGTTTGTCGAGTTCGAGGACGAGCTCGAAAGCCTCACCAAAACCGCGAAGGACGTCGCCGAGTTCTGCGGCGAGGCCGGTGGCGAAAACCGTCTCAAAGAGTACGAAACGATACGGCGCTTCATCACGACCGAATGGGACTCGCTCGTTGACGAGGCGGACGACCACCCCGTGCACGTCGACGTCAGCGACGATGCCCGCGACGCCGCCGACCGCGTCACGAACACGCTGGACACGGAGGGCGTCATCAATCAGTGGAACAACGTCAAGACGGACTACCGAACCGCAGCAGAAGCCTTCACTGCCACGTACGAAACCTTGTACGAGAAACGCTACGAGACGTACAGCGAATCCATCGAATCAGTCAAAGCGTACGCCGGTTCCGACATCGACGAGGACGATCTCGACGCGGCGCTGTCGGACCTGACGGAACGGCAGGGTGACGGATCGGTCGATCTGGATATCTCAAAGAAGAACCACATCAACCCGAACCCGTCGCTCACCCGTCTCATCGAACACATCCAGACCGTCGACTCGTACGAGAACGGTGCAAAAACCGAAATCGACGATCTGGAAGATGATGACGGTGGAACGGTCCGTGAGAACGTGGACATCGACAACATCTTTGGAGACGTCATCGTTACAGGCTCTGACGACATCGAGGGACCGATCTCCGACCTGCGGGCAGAGGTCGAAGACCTTCTCGACCAAGACGGTGACGTCGAGATCCGATTCCGGTAA
- the pglX gene encoding BREX-1 system adenine-specific DNA-methyltransferase PglX codes for MSTTHGQPGLSSEQRSTIRNTILDARQTLEDELRRQLEKYGIYENETLPLDDLTHLSAEEIYIRRSLDATIERELESTKGDLGRSITNYVREATKTYLNRFVALKTIEVRGLVEETITERPEYGNRSYMHHTVAEIAGELTNAPDDGFDAALDLAYQEIGAEIRMIFEDSEHTAIDLDAHVREEVLDELDAIDDRAWESDEALGWVYQYFGEEEREEIDERVDDENYKIAGTDIATKTQLFTPRYIVEWMVDNSLGRTWLEMHGERTSIDDKETCFYLAPLEDSLIDRETKPVEEITVLDPACGSGHMLFYAFDVLYRMYLEEGEIPEEYIPREILRNNLYGIDIDSGAAQIAALSLYLKAKEKSPDVTIPQLNIVSADAVLVDGDRKQDVLDRARSELEAEILEQVWKSFDDIRELGSLVEVDDRIDNILEEYRETFESKGQAQFTEGGSLTTQSTFVSEGQEETWEEFKESLMRNVRELARSALARDDPVEEMFAEEVGKTVEVLDVLIDEYDVVVTNPPYLQSKKMGGTLKRFLRDNYTGKSDVYGAFIERCLSFARDDGHASLVTPENFMFLYYFRGLRKKLLNESYFIEAAHLSRYGFEQQKDAYTIPFVLRPTAPGEDEPSRFYRMTHEQAEYENYEDKISGLESIVESLRQGESHKDVYNFSQNRFKDIGRRPFVYWFGEETLRLFTDYPKLEDVADVRQGLATGDDERFLRKWWEVGDEDLEEQYVLYQKSGSKEPFYDVPDDFLLWENDGEEIRNTDGGNGTPNEQFYFTPGLTYRNFGNYLVARLFTEEMVFSQTAIYVQSENITSEYLLGVLNSILYRFIANGINPGLHFEAGDGKRFPIKTNPDNETEVVEHVESAIQAQKQISQLDELSADFSPETFYSVASEGVNQLLLEEDVNEYTVELMQGVIDDLILDEYGITETVEQMYENLPSNLSNLPQIDRISKVDEEYTAPFIELSDLEFEDKLATLSESDQTELRALSEEVGLSPVSVAQLRYEYDLYDEEELENAAGSVLSFILGNTFGRWHTEIPEASDEIVAFGSSTVGEVEELVKEGIDCLFGESEQARKQLENLLGKAPVDWLRSDFFRSHHCKEYRRRGQRIPIYWQLESPDGAFSCFVYYHEIDANTLPKLRGQYLDPRIDELENERKTLNAQTSGDNPDRELLSRKEEVQNDLDDIEEFRDTIDEMIDDGATVDVDKGIWENIKEWDQYEVLETGLPKLKSSYSR; via the coding sequence ATGTCCACAACGCACGGTCAGCCTGGCCTCTCTTCGGAGCAGCGCTCGACGATTCGAAACACCATCCTTGACGCACGCCAAACCCTCGAAGACGAGCTCCGACGTCAGCTCGAAAAGTACGGCATCTACGAGAACGAGACGCTCCCACTCGACGACCTGACGCACCTCTCTGCAGAAGAAATATACATTCGCCGATCGCTGGATGCCACCATCGAGCGGGAACTCGAATCGACGAAAGGCGATCTGGGGCGGTCGATCACCAACTACGTCCGCGAAGCGACGAAGACCTACCTCAACCGGTTCGTCGCGCTGAAAACCATCGAAGTTCGCGGGCTCGTCGAGGAGACGATCACTGAGCGGCCAGAGTACGGCAACCGGTCGTATATGCACCACACCGTAGCCGAAATTGCCGGTGAACTAACGAACGCGCCAGACGACGGCTTCGATGCCGCACTTGACCTCGCGTACCAGGAGATCGGTGCGGAAATTCGGATGATCTTCGAGGACTCCGAACACACCGCTATTGACCTCGACGCCCACGTGCGGGAAGAAGTCCTCGACGAACTGGACGCGATTGACGACAGGGCTTGGGAGAGCGACGAGGCGCTGGGCTGGGTGTACCAGTACTTCGGTGAGGAAGAACGCGAGGAGATCGACGAGCGCGTCGACGACGAAAACTACAAAATCGCGGGAACGGACATCGCCACGAAGACGCAGCTATTCACTCCTCGCTACATCGTCGAGTGGATGGTCGATAACTCGCTGGGCCGGACATGGCTCGAAATGCACGGCGAGCGGACCAGTATCGATGATAAGGAGACCTGCTTCTATCTCGCTCCCCTGGAAGACTCCCTGATTGACCGTGAGACGAAACCGGTCGAAGAGATTACCGTGCTTGACCCCGCGTGTGGTAGTGGCCATATGCTCTTCTACGCGTTCGACGTGCTCTACCGGATGTATTTGGAGGAAGGGGAGATTCCAGAAGAGTACATTCCACGGGAGATCCTTCGGAACAATCTCTACGGAATCGACATTGACTCGGGTGCAGCACAGATCGCGGCCCTATCCCTGTATCTCAAAGCGAAGGAGAAGTCGCCGGATGTGACTATCCCGCAGTTGAATATAGTCTCCGCGGACGCCGTGTTAGTCGACGGTGACAGGAAACAGGACGTTTTGGATCGGGCGCGCTCTGAACTGGAAGCGGAGATCTTAGAGCAGGTCTGGAAAAGCTTTGACGACATTCGAGAATTAGGAAGTCTCGTAGAAGTTGACGACCGGATAGATAATATCTTGGAAGAATATCGGGAAACGTTCGAGTCGAAGGGACAAGCGCAGTTCACTGAGGGAGGTAGTCTCACTACCCAGTCGACGTTCGTTTCAGAAGGCCAAGAAGAAACGTGGGAGGAGTTCAAAGAGAGTCTGATGCGGAACGTCCGGGAGTTAGCCAGATCGGCATTAGCGCGTGATGACCCGGTCGAAGAAATGTTCGCTGAGGAAGTTGGGAAGACAGTCGAGGTACTGGATGTTCTGATCGACGAGTATGACGTTGTCGTCACTAATCCCCCTTATTTGCAAAGTAAAAAAATGGGGGGCACGTTGAAACGATTCCTGAGGGACAACTACACGGGCAAATCGGATGTCTATGGCGCATTTATCGAAAGGTGCCTCTCGTTTGCGAGGGATGACGGCCATGCCAGTTTAGTGACCCCTGAGAACTTTATGTTCCTATACTATTTCCGGGGGCTGCGTAAGAAATTACTGAACGAGAGTTATTTTATCGAGGCCGCTCACCTTTCCCGATACGGATTTGAGCAGCAAAAAGACGCGTATACGATCCCTTTCGTTCTTCGCCCTACAGCACCGGGAGAAGACGAGCCATCTCGATTCTACCGTATGACCCACGAACAGGCCGAGTATGAGAACTACGAGGACAAAATATCTGGACTTGAATCGATAGTAGAATCGCTCCGGCAAGGTGAGTCACACAAGGATGTCTATAATTTTTCACAAAACCGCTTTAAGGATATCGGCCGTCGTCCTTTCGTCTATTGGTTCGGAGAAGAGACGCTTCGGCTCTTTACGGATTATCCAAAATTAGAAGACGTAGCTGATGTGAGACAGGGGTTAGCAACTGGAGATGACGAGAGATTTCTCAGAAAATGGTGGGAAGTTGGAGATGAAGACCTCGAGGAGCAGTATGTCCTCTATCAAAAAAGCGGATCGAAAGAACCGTTCTACGACGTCCCGGATGATTTCTTACTGTGGGAGAACGACGGAGAAGAGATCCGAAATACGGATGGAGGGAATGGTACACCGAACGAACAGTTCTACTTTACGCCAGGACTCACCTATAGAAACTTTGGTAACTACCTGGTTGCACGTCTATTTACGGAGGAGATGGTATTCAGTCAGACTGCTATTTACGTACAGTCAGAAAATATTACTAGTGAATACTTGCTAGGAGTACTAAACTCGATACTGTATCGGTTTATTGCTAACGGAATTAACCCCGGACTTCATTTCGAAGCGGGTGATGGAAAGCGATTCCCGATAAAAACGAACCCGGATAACGAGACGGAAGTCGTAGAACACGTGGAATCCGCGATTCAAGCCCAAAAACAGATCTCCCAGCTGGATGAGCTGAGCGCGGATTTCAGTCCGGAGACGTTCTATAGCGTGGCTTCTGAAGGCGTCAATCAGCTACTGCTTGAGGAGGATGTAAACGAATATACGGTTGAACTTATGCAAGGGGTGATCGACGACCTAATTCTCGACGAATACGGAATAACCGAAACAGTTGAACAAATGTACGAGAACCTCCCGTCAAATCTATCCAATCTCCCTCAGATCGATCGAATAAGTAAGGTTGATGAGGAGTATACGGCCCCCTTCATCGAGTTGTCTGACTTAGAATTCGAGGACAAATTAGCTACCCTTTCGGAATCTGATCAGACGGAACTAAGAGCGTTATCGGAGGAGGTGGGATTGAGTCCGGTTTCGGTCGCCCAGTTAAGATACGAATACGATCTGTATGATGAGGAAGAGTTGGAGAACGCTGCGGGGAGTGTTTTATCGTTCATTCTGGGCAATACTTTCGGACGGTGGCATACTGAGATTCCCGAAGCTTCGGACGAAATTGTGGCCTTCGGCTCCTCAACGGTAGGTGAGGTGGAAGAGTTGGTCAAAGAGGGAATTGATTGTCTGTTTGGTGAATCAGAACAAGCTCGGAAACAGTTAGAAAACCTTCTCGGAAAAGCTCCCGTAGATTGGTTGCGGAGTGACTTCTTCCGTTCTCACCACTGTAAGGAGTACAGGCGACGGGGGCAACGAATTCCGATTTACTGGCAACTAGAAAGCCCTGACGGCGCGTTCAGTTGCTTCGTCTACTACCACGAGATAGATGCGAACACGCTTCCGAAACTCCGTGGTCAGTATCTCGATCCGCGTATCGACGAACTCGAAAACGAACGTAAAACACTGAACGCCCAGACTAGCGGTGATAACCCCGACAGGGAACTTCTGAGCCGGAAAGAGGAAGTCCAGAATGATCTCGACGACATCGAGGAGTTCCGAGATACCATCGACGAAATGATCGACGACGGCGCCACTGTCGACGTCGACAAGGGGATTTGGGAGAACATCAAAGAGTGGGATCAGTACGAGGTTCTCGAAACTGGTCTCCCGAAACTGAAATCGAGTTATTCGAGGTGA
- a CDS encoding asparaginase — translation MNVTVLSTGGTIASTDAAGGPEPTRTGAQLLEAVPELEEYASLTVEEVVQTPSYEMDATTLERIGDRVRGLEDDPTVDAVVVTHGTDTLEETAYYLDVTVQPDTPVFLTGAQRRPDEVSPDGPGNLLTAVRAGRAFADRGADGAFVAFNETVHAARSAAKTHASALETFRSANAGPVATVDRDGVVVHRAPRSETRPLAATSLAATVFTIKSGSCVTGELLAAALERDPDGLVIEGTGLGNATAGIAEGVREATGDGVPVVVASRCLEGRATPVYGGDGGGERLRKYGAIFAGDLSAQKARIRLALALETYDDETGIRDAFAE, via the coding sequence ATGAACGTGACCGTTCTCAGCACGGGCGGTACCATCGCGAGCACTGACGCCGCCGGCGGCCCGGAGCCGACGCGAACGGGTGCGCAACTCCTCGAGGCCGTTCCCGAGCTCGAGGAGTACGCGTCACTCACCGTCGAGGAGGTCGTCCAGACGCCGAGCTACGAGATGGACGCGACGACGCTCGAGCGGATCGGCGACCGGGTACGGGGGCTCGAGGACGACCCGACGGTCGACGCCGTCGTCGTCACGCACGGAACGGACACGCTGGAGGAGACGGCCTACTACCTCGACGTCACCGTCCAGCCGGACACGCCGGTGTTCCTGACGGGTGCACAGCGCCGCCCGGACGAGGTGAGCCCGGACGGACCGGGCAACTTGCTGACGGCGGTTCGCGCCGGGCGCGCGTTCGCCGACCGTGGCGCCGACGGAGCCTTCGTCGCGTTCAACGAGACGGTCCACGCCGCGCGATCGGCGGCGAAGACGCACGCGTCGGCCCTCGAGACGTTTCGATCGGCGAACGCCGGACCGGTCGCGACCGTCGACCGCGACGGCGTCGTCGTCCACCGCGCGCCCCGAAGCGAGACGCGACCGCTCGCGGCGACGTCGCTCGCGGCGACCGTCTTCACGATCAAGAGCGGAAGCTGCGTCACCGGCGAACTGCTCGCGGCCGCGCTCGAGCGAGATCCGGACGGACTCGTGATCGAGGGAACCGGACTCGGAAACGCGACGGCAGGGATCGCCGAAGGCGTCCGCGAGGCGACCGGCGACGGAGTTCCGGTCGTCGTCGCGTCTCGCTGTCTCGAGGGGCGAGCCACGCCGGTGTACGGCGGCGACGGCGGCGGCGAGCGTCTCCGGAAGTACGGCGCGATCTTCGCCGGCGACCTCTCCGCACAGAAGGCCCGGATCCGACTCGCGCTCGCGCTCGAGACGTACGACGACGAGACGGGAATTCGGGACGCGTTCGCCGAGTAG